A section of the Amycolatopsis sp. AA4 genome encodes:
- a CDS encoding DUF1003 domain-containing protein, with the protein MPDLGTGRRLDQPRSQARLRLNIDPDTFGRFTERIARFLGTGKYLFWQTLIVVVWITLNLAALSLQWDPYPFILLNLAFSTQAAYAAPLILLAQNRQDDRDRVSLEEDRTRAAQTKADTEYLARELAALRLAVGEVATRDYLRSELDRLRDDLDVDSKPRKAKQS; encoded by the coding sequence GTGCCTGATCTCGGCACCGGGCGCAGGCTCGACCAACCGCGCAGCCAGGCCCGCCTGCGGCTGAACATCGACCCGGACACCTTCGGCCGGTTCACCGAGCGGATCGCGCGGTTCCTCGGCACCGGGAAGTACCTGTTCTGGCAGACGCTGATCGTGGTCGTCTGGATCACGCTGAACCTGGCCGCGCTGTCGCTGCAGTGGGACCCGTACCCGTTCATCCTGCTCAACCTGGCCTTCTCGACGCAGGCCGCGTACGCCGCGCCGCTGATCCTGCTCGCGCAGAACCGCCAGGACGACCGGGACCGGGTGTCGCTGGAAGAGGACCGCACGCGCGCCGCGCAGACCAAGGCGGACACCGAGTACCTCGCCCGCGAACTGGCGGCGCTGCGGCTGGCGGTCGGGGAGGTCGCGACGCGCGATTACCTGCGCAGCGAGCTCGACCGGCTGCGCGATGATCTCGACGTGGACTCCAAGCCGCGCAAGGCGAAACAAAGCTGA
- a CDS encoding Mrp/NBP35 family ATP-binding protein, producing MTGTQQLPSVDDVRSALKDVYDPEIKKPITDLGMVKDVAVGDDGLVTVGIYLTVAGCPLKATLTEDTKKAVSKLPGVADVRVELDVMSDEQRTELRKSLRGDAAEPVIPFAQPGSMTRVYCVASGKGGVGKSSVTVNLAVAMAERGLSVGVVDADIYGHSVPRMLGAREKPTKVDTMIMPPQAHGVKVISIGMFTPGNTPVVWRGPMLHRALQQFLADVFWGDLDILLLDLPPGTGDIAISVAQLIPNAEILVVTTPQQAAAEVAERAGAIAMQTRQRVAGVIENMSWLETPTGERIEVFGAGGGQTVADSLSKSVGSTVPLLGQVPLDPRLREQGDEGTPIVLAEPDAPASLVLKDAAKQLSVRARGLAGMMLNVSPAGR from the coding sequence GTGACTGGTACACAGCAGCTCCCCAGCGTCGACGACGTCCGCAGCGCGCTGAAGGACGTGTACGACCCGGAAATCAAAAAACCGATCACCGACCTCGGCATGGTCAAGGACGTGGCGGTCGGCGACGACGGGCTGGTCACCGTCGGGATTTACCTCACTGTCGCGGGCTGTCCGCTAAAGGCGACGCTGACCGAGGACACCAAGAAGGCCGTCTCGAAGCTCCCCGGCGTCGCCGACGTGCGGGTCGAGCTGGACGTGATGAGCGACGAGCAGCGCACTGAGCTGCGCAAATCGCTGCGCGGCGACGCGGCGGAGCCGGTCATTCCGTTCGCGCAGCCGGGTTCGATGACGCGGGTGTACTGCGTGGCGTCCGGCAAGGGCGGCGTCGGCAAATCGTCGGTGACGGTGAACCTGGCCGTCGCGATGGCCGAGCGCGGGCTGTCGGTCGGCGTGGTGGACGCGGACATCTACGGCCACTCGGTGCCGCGCATGCTGGGCGCGCGCGAGAAGCCGACCAAGGTCGACACGATGATCATGCCGCCGCAGGCGCACGGCGTGAAGGTCATCTCGATCGGCATGTTCACGCCGGGCAACACCCCGGTCGTGTGGCGCGGCCCGATGCTGCACCGGGCGCTGCAGCAGTTCCTCGCCGACGTGTTCTGGGGCGACCTGGACATCCTGCTGCTGGACCTGCCGCCGGGCACCGGCGACATCGCGATTTCGGTGGCGCAGCTGATCCCGAACGCGGAAATCCTCGTGGTGACCACGCCGCAGCAGGCCGCCGCCGAGGTGGCCGAGCGCGCGGGCGCGATCGCGATGCAGACCCGGCAGCGCGTCGCGGGCGTGATCGAGAACATGTCGTGGCTGGAGACCCCGACCGGCGAGCGCATCGAGGTCTTCGGCGCGGGCGGCGGCCAGACGGTGGCGGATTCGCTGTCGAAGTCGGTGGGCTCCACGGTGCCGCTGCTGGGCCAGGTCCCGCTGGACCCGCGCCTGCGCGAGCAGGGCGACGAGGGCACGCCGATCGTGCTGGCCGAACCGGACGCCCCGGCGTCGCTGGTGCTGAAGGACGCGGCGAAGCAGCTGTCGGTCCGGGCGCGCGGGCTGGCCGGGATGATGCTGAACGTCAGCCCCGCCGGTCGCTGA